From the Bacillus tuaregi genome, one window contains:
- a CDS encoding thiamine pyrophosphate-dependent enzyme, producing MSKEIIIDKEKAGLSEGSVDQAIVFESGNEMAAYAAHQINYHIMGYYPISPSTEVAQFLDGMKSRGQHDIKLIAADGEHGSAGICYGAAAGGGRVFNATSANGFLYMLEQLPVQSGTRMPMVLNLVNRSVSGPLNIHGDHSDLYFALNIGWPILMARDAQVVYDMNIMAIKLAEDPEVRLPVIVSYDGYFTSHQKRRVQVIKDNNEVQKFIGPVPTNYPHALDRDNPVSIGAYMNEPDTINNRYQQSEAMYNAEKVFERIAKEYAELTGREYPILDLYKMEDAEVAVFMLNSATEVCKDVVDQLRAKGIKAGVISPNILRPFPQKQIAEALKNVKAITVGDRGDSYGAHGGNMALEVRAALQTHGNTSTKVINRVYGLGGKDFYADDAEIFFQLAIDAVEADKVEVPFDYFGHTPGNPELAPKRRVEPLKKEDLTTGLITVTPNEETGELKVKIPPLRALTKKPKRVSSGHGACPGCGIFSGLELFFKGIEGDIVVLFHTGCGMIVTTGYPYSSHKQTYIHNLFQNGAATLSGVVEMFHERKRRGEFDELGLSDDFTFVMVTGDGGMDIGMGPAIGTALRNHKMIIIEYDNEGYMNTGSQLSYSTPLGHMTSTSGVGPYQAGKAFHHKDTAQIMAATNIPYVFTGSEAFDRDLLKKAAKAQWYANNVGMVYGKILIACPLNWKSNETLGQSIVEAAVNACFFPLYEVEKGVTTITYNPEDKKKRVEVSEWLKHMGKTKHMLKEENKDMLKDFENEVERRWNQLKAKHESPYL from the coding sequence ATGTCTAAAGAGATTATTATAGATAAAGAGAAAGCAGGTCTATCAGAAGGCTCTGTTGATCAGGCGATTGTGTTTGAATCAGGAAATGAAATGGCAGCCTACGCTGCACACCAAATTAACTATCATATCATGGGATACTACCCTATCTCCCCTTCTACGGAAGTTGCTCAGTTCCTTGATGGAATGAAATCAAGAGGCCAGCATGACATTAAATTAATTGCAGCTGACGGTGAGCATGGCTCTGCAGGGATTTGTTATGGTGCGGCAGCTGGTGGCGGTCGTGTATTTAACGCAACAAGCGCGAACGGTTTCTTATATATGCTAGAGCAATTACCCGTTCAATCAGGAACTCGTATGCCAATGGTATTAAACCTAGTCAACCGCTCCGTTTCAGGCCCATTAAACATCCATGGTGACCACTCTGACCTTTATTTTGCCTTAAATATTGGCTGGCCGATTCTTATGGCTCGTGATGCACAGGTTGTTTACGATATGAATATTATGGCAATTAAACTAGCGGAAGACCCAGAGGTTCGCTTACCTGTTATTGTCTCTTATGATGGATACTTCACTTCTCACCAAAAGAGACGTGTACAAGTTATTAAAGATAACAACGAAGTACAAAAATTCATCGGACCAGTTCCAACGAACTATCCGCATGCATTAGACCGTGATAACCCAGTATCAATCGGTGCTTATATGAATGAGCCTGATACCATCAACAACCGTTATCAGCAATCTGAAGCGATGTATAATGCTGAAAAAGTATTTGAAAGAATTGCAAAAGAATATGCTGAATTAACTGGTCGTGAGTACCCTATCCTTGACCTATATAAAATGGAAGATGCTGAAGTAGCTGTATTCATGCTAAATTCAGCAACTGAAGTATGTAAGGATGTTGTTGATCAGCTTCGTGCGAAAGGCATTAAAGCAGGGGTGATTTCTCCTAACATTCTTCGTCCATTCCCGCAAAAGCAAATTGCTGAAGCGTTAAAGAATGTAAAGGCGATTACGGTTGGTGACCGTGGTGATTCATACGGAGCACATGGTGGCAACATGGCTCTTGAAGTAAGAGCAGCCCTTCAAACTCATGGTAACACTAGCACAAAAGTCATTAACCGTGTTTACGGCCTAGGTGGTAAAGACTTCTATGCTGATGATGCAGAGATTTTCTTCCAATTAGCAATCGACGCGGTAGAAGCAGATAAAGTTGAAGTGCCATTTGATTACTTTGGACATACTCCAGGCAACCCAGAATTAGCACCAAAACGCCGTGTAGAACCATTGAAAAAGGAAGATTTAACGACTGGTCTCATTACAGTTACACCAAATGAAGAAACAGGCGAATTGAAAGTAAAGATTCCACCATTACGTGCACTAACGAAAAAGCCAAAACGTGTATCTTCAGGACACGGTGCATGCCCTGGCTGTGGTATCTTCTCTGGCTTAGAATTATTCTTTAAAGGTATCGAAGGCGATATTGTGGTCTTATTCCATACTGGCTGTGGAATGATCGTAACAACAGGCTATCCTTACAGCTCACATAAACAAACCTATATCCATAACCTATTCCAAAATGGTGCAGCGACATTATCAGGTGTTGTAGAAATGTTCCATGAGAGAAAACGCCGTGGGGAGTTTGATGAGCTTGGCTTAAGTGATGATTTCACTTTTGTTATGGTTACTGGTGACGGTGGTATGGATATCGGTATGGGTCCTGCAATCGGTACAGCTTTACGTAACCACAAGATGATTATCATTGAGTATGATAATGAAGGATACATGAACACAGGTAGCCAATTGTCTTATTCCACTCCACTTGGACATATGACAAGTACTTCTGGTGTTGGACCATACCAAGCAGGTAAAGCGTTCCACCACAAGGATACAGCGCAAATTATGGCGGCTACGAATATTCCTTATGTGTTCACAGGTTCAGAGGCCTTTGATCGTGATCTATTAAAGAAAGCGGCAAAAGCACAATGGTATGCCAATAATGTCGGTATGGTATATGGAAAAATCCTTATTGCCTGCCCACTTAACTGGAAATCGAATGAAACACTAGGACAATCGATTGTTGAAGCTGCGGTTAATGCTTGCTTCTTCCCACTTTATGAAGTGGAAAAAGGCGTTACAACCATCACTTATAATCCAGAGGATAAGAAGAAGCGTGTGGAAGTGAGCGAATGGTTAAAGCATATGGGTAAAACCAAGCATATGTTAAAAGAAGAAAACAAAGACATGCTAAAAGATTTCGAAAACGAAGTAGAGCGTCGTTGGAATCAATTAAAGGCAAAACACGAAAGTCCATATCTATAA